One window from the genome of Diospyros lotus cultivar Yz01 chromosome 11, ASM1463336v1, whole genome shotgun sequence encodes:
- the LOC127813026 gene encoding LOW QUALITY PROTEIN: polyadenylate-binding protein-interacting protein 5-like (The sequence of the model RefSeq protein was modified relative to this genomic sequence to represent the inferred CDS: inserted 1 base in 1 codon): protein MKTGTSSLNPYAASYVPLSKRSTIGENKVYSTGNAAIGFGPHSENAIQNQMNTLKGSTFHDSYGSSSQSPKEDAAKQAMDDDFDMDLAYLQMTFPGISEESLSDVYLANKRDLEASIDMLSQLEIYPGDTSENLPETLDIGDVSESXTSGECASLKLKKVAGEDTGSGSSSSEAAVVT, encoded by the exons ATGAAGACAGGAACATCTTCCTTGAATCCATATGCTGCTTCTTACGTACCACTTTCAAAAAGAAGCACAATTGGTGAAAATAAAGTTTATAGTACTGGTAATGCAGCAATCGGGTTTGGACCTCACTCTGAAAATGCCATACAGAACCAGATGAATACCCTGAAGGGAAGCACTTTCCATGATTCTTATGGTTCATCATCTCAAAGTCCAAAAGAGGATGCAGCGAAACAGGCCATGGATGATGattttgacatggatttggcaTATCTTCAGATGACATTTCCTGGTATATCTGAAGAATCCCTTTCAGATGTCTATTTGGCAAATAAGAGAGATTTGGAAGCCTCAATTGacatgttgagccaacttgag ATATATCCAGGTGATACTTCCGAGAATCTTCCAGAGACCCTGGACATCGGTGACGTGTCGGAAT GAACTTCTGGTGAATGTGCATCTCTGAAACTGAAAAAGGTGGCTGGCGAAGATACTGGTTCGGGATCGAGTTCCTCAGAAGCCGCAGTTGTTACCTAA
- the LOC127813630 gene encoding pentatricopeptide repeat-containing protein At1g63080, mitochondrial-like has protein sequence MNLYGIGIGSTYRGILKKVPVLHQFMPLCSSCAVQVLDFAEDSCACESYYVELQRRMQGYAASGCVSEALKALNFMRSVPGKPTVYDYNALIHCCLKSKQVVLDELVDVYIGMKRFGPYPNALTFNALLNGMLSHGNIKYTFILVEEMCSSGFVPSFRLLSKLLTKSLKPGYLLDALSVFKFMLRLGYFPSEDTMNLLIVCLSKSGMIPEACFVFSVLLEKGYFRGAYTYNPILWALCKTGHSYTALVLFYSLKKKGLAHSVCSYTALVYGFSKERLWEEAFKCLSEMQIGSCKPNVITYTAVLRFLCDDGKIEEALGLLDKMQKEGCDPDLVTYNIILRELCHQSRIAKIGEFVQIIDQKGLHPDEFTYAALAGGLLKGGNMGIATKILLHIVSRGCTVDVAICNIYLNILSHENRSSESLSLIRSMMEKGLEPNNISYNTILKSFCHDNIDDALELFDHIEWGANGPDVVSFNTILSAACKQGNSPMIRRILYRMEYEGIKLNVVGSTCLIQYFCMVGKFRDCLELLEVMMSNGPSPTIVTFNTLMCSLCRYSYLETAHWIFKYLRSNGFLPDMITYNILIHASIREGNEQLVVQLLREMYGQRLKPDAFTFGSFIYGLCKEGKVLTALLLQDQMIENGITPTISIYNTILEAMLKRGKFGGSILLLKKMLMEGCEPNAVSLEILHRAMARGWMNGFCRIAKRLELVLSGNDEKETHHGPIVVG, from the coding sequence ATGAATTTGTATGGAATTGGTATAGGAAGTACTTACCGTGGGATTCTTAAAAAGGTTCCTGTTTTGCATCAATTTATGCCTCTTTGTTCGTCATGTGCTGTTCAAGTTTTGGATTTTGCTGAAGATAGTTGTGCCTGCGAGTCATATTATGTTGAATTACAGCGTAGAATGCAGGGCTATGCAGCCTCGGGTTGCGTATCGGAAGCTCTTAAGGCTTTGAATTTCATGAGGAGTGTCCCGGGGAAGCCCACTGTGTATGATTATAATGCTTTGATACATTGTTGTTTGAAATCGAAACAGGTGGTGTTGGATGAGTTGGTTGATGTTTATATTGGGATGAAAAGGTTTGGGCCATACCCAAATGCATTGACCTTCAATGCCCTTTTGAATGGGATGCTTTCTCACGGGAACATCAAATATACATTCATTTTAGTAGAGGAAATGTGTTCAAGTGGATTTGTGCCTTCATTTAGATTGTTGTCAAAATTGTTGACAAAATCGTTGAAGCCCGGATACTTATTGGATGCACTTAGTGTGTTCAAGTTCATGTTGAGATTGGGCTATTTTCCATCTGAAGACACCATGAATTTGTTAATTGTTTGTCTTAGTAAATCTGGGATGATCCCTGAGGCATGCTTTGTGTTCTCTGTTCTTCTTGAAAAGGGCTATTTCCGAGGTGCGTATACTTACAATCCAATTCTATGGGCTCTATGTAAGACTGGCCACAGCTACACAGCCTTGGTTTTGTTTTATTCTTTGAAGAAGAAGGGTCTTGCACACAGTGTGTGCTCATATACAGCTTTGGTTTATGGTTTTAGCAAGGAAAGGTTATGGGAAGAAGCCTTTAAGTGTTTGAGTGAAATGCAAATTGGTAGCTGCAAGCCTAACGTAATAACATACACTGCAGTTTTAAGGTTTCTCTGTGATGATGGGAAGATTGAAGAGGCTTTAGGTCTTTTGGATAAGATGCAGAAGGAAGGATGTGATCCAGATTTAGTTACGTACAACATAATTCTCCGTGAACTTTGTCATCAAAGTAGAATTGCCAAAATTGGTGAGTTCGTCCAGATTATTGACCAAAAGGGATTGCATCCTGATGAGTTCACTTATGCTGCTTTGGCTGGAGGGCTGTTAAAAGGGGGGAATATGGGGATTGCCACTAAAATCTTACTTCACATTGTTTCAAGAGGATGTACTGTGGATGTTGCaatttgtaatatatacttAAATATTCTATCTCATGAGAATAGGTCAAGTGAATCATTATCCTTGATTAGGAGTATGATGGAAAAAGGTTTAGAAccaaataatatatcatataacaCAATTTTGAAAAGCTTCTGCCATGACAACATTGATGATGCTCTGGAACTCTTTGACCATATAGAGTGGGGTGCAAATGGACCTGATGTGGTTTCTTTCAACACAATTCTGTCTGCAGCCTGCAAACAGGGAAATTCACCAATGATTCGAAGGATTTTATACAGAATGGAGTATGAAGGCATCAAGTTGAATGTGGTTGGTTCAACTTGTTTGATTCAATATTTTTGCATGGTTGGGAAGTTTAGAGATTGTTTGGAGCTATTGGAAGTTATGATGTCAAATGGTCCTAGTCCCACAATAGTAACTTTTAATACGCTTATGTGTAGCCTTTGCAGGTATTCATATCTTGAAACAGCACATTGGATTTTCAAATACTTGAGAAGCAATGGCTTCTTACCTGATATGATAACTTACAACATTCTTATACATGCTTCCATAAGAGAAGGCAATGAGCAGCTGGTGGTTCAGTTGTTAAGAGAGATGTATGGCCAAAGATTAAAGCCTGATGCATTTACCTTTGGATCCTTCATTTATGGCCTTTGCAAGGAAGGCAAGGTATTAACAGCACTTCTGCTGCAGGACCAAATGATTGAGAATGGCATCACTCCAACTATTTCGATTTACAATACAATACTGGAGGCGATGCTCAAGAGAGGCAAATTTGGGGGTAGTATTTTGCTATTGAAGAAAATGCTGATGGAAGGGTGTGAACCTAATGCAGTTTCTTTAGAGATTCTACACCGAGCAATGGCAAGAGGTTGGATGAATGGGTTTTGTAGGATTGCAAAGCGTCTGGAGCTTGTGTTGTCTGGTAATGATGAGAAGGAGACACATCATGGACCAATAGTAGTAGGCTAA